A genomic window from Ignavibacteria bacterium includes:
- the sufC gene encoding Fe-S cluster assembly ATPase SufC: MLTVKDLFVKVEDKEILKGINLEVNAGEVHAIMGPNGSGKSTLANVIAGKDGYEVTGGSVTMDGMDLLDMSPEERAREGVFLAFQYPVEIPGVSNATFLKTALNEIRKHKGLEELDAVNFLKFMREKMKVVGIDDKLINRPVNQGFSGGEKKRNEIFQLQMLQPKLAVLDETDSGLDIDALKIVSNGVNLFRSKENAVIVVTHYQRLLDYIVPDFVHVLVNGRIVKSGGKELALELEEKGYDWVINPETEAAAV; encoded by the coding sequence ATGTTAACTGTAAAAGACCTTTTTGTAAAGGTAGAAGATAAAGAGATTTTAAAAGGCATTAACCTCGAAGTTAATGCAGGTGAAGTTCATGCTATTATGGGACCCAACGGTTCAGGCAAAAGTACACTTGCCAATGTTATTGCAGGCAAAGATGGTTACGAAGTAACCGGCGGTTCCGTTACAATGGATGGCATGGATCTGCTTGATATGTCTCCTGAAGAACGCGCAAGAGAAGGAGTTTTTCTTGCATTCCAGTACCCCGTGGAAATTCCCGGAGTAAGCAATGCTACATTTCTTAAAACCGCGCTTAATGAAATAAGGAAACATAAAGGACTCGAAGAGCTTGATGCAGTGAACTTTCTGAAATTTATGCGTGAAAAAATGAAGGTGGTTGGAATTGATGATAAGCTTATAAACAGGCCGGTGAACCAGGGATTTTCAGGCGGTGAAAAGAAAAGAAATGAGATATTCCAGCTCCAGATGCTGCAGCCTAAGCTTGCCGTTCTGGATGAAACCGACTCAGGACTTGATATCGACGCACTGAAAATTGTTTCTAACGGCGTTAATCTTTTCCGAAGCAAAGAAAATGCGGTAATAGTAGTAACACATTACCAGAGACTGCTTGATTACATTGTACCTGATTTTGTACATGTACTTGTCAATGGCAGAATAGTAAAATCAGGCGGCAAAGAGCTTGCTCTTGAGCTGGAAGAAAAAGGATATGACTGGGTTATAAACCCGGAAACAGAAGCAGCAGCCGTTTAA
- a CDS encoding HEAT repeat domain-containing protein: MKKLIFILSLVLSCSNAFSQQHDINTLLDQTLRNRGLTREDITIPIEFFSTAEKNPTNDVKLTLPLVKDMMTNPLRSETWLDSVSMLCNDSLRVIFTKCFDLLSLEKSQNESQYSIYVLDPIKNINELKDFLKSNSQIGKREIYNCFTPYEIKYLQQNYLAIFEEEAEDNYAKDIFRYNILRDSSIEKSRKVIETLSKLISEPTATSNFRFFHYQYLDLVLYIYKLLNSYKLGNLQFEEKENEFVKGEFLDYIDEDGIRIAIGGPGKNIYNGKFDFIIDLGADDIYNIEHPPLTKGGQRGVLDGGGFSCIIDLAGNDYYTTSSDFALAGGLFSSSFIFDKEGDDFYESKGSGNLGAAIGGLGLLYDEKGNDTYKGISFSIGAGCFGVGLLVDREGNDFYIANSYSQGFGMTEGVGAIIDNKGNDSYLVDSRSLDIGRYNDHYVSMCQGYGLGLRPFYAGGIGLIIEGEGNDIYNTDIFGQGGAYWYSLGAIVDKGGHDKYNGYQYSQGAGIHLAVGLLKDYDGWDFYQSNGVSQGCGHDFGFGMLWDVKGNDNYSAYSLSQGAGNADGIGILIDESGTDGYLNKYPANTRGYGNPRREYGSIGVFLDASGSDYYSQPGYDSTFINSSNWGVFTDFDYTDLPEQVSGDNFKVQLDTNRKADTSGIKGHDPLPGTYTTEEYFMMAKTIEPRFSLWQEYGFKKLVEDSTNTANYIVTKFNTTDHRDVQVFRVLSQKIQWSLAQVLLDKFRLYTTGAGVFTQAELSMMCYIFGETKDSLAKDYLLQLTYDENYRLRSSAINALGKIKYDTSDVEFINKVTTRLSELARERSEKKLYNKDIAFALGNYITPSGVKTLLDMLGNPFYGARFVAADNLRKFPVLLNTVITSDFIPEYFMDELSMVAFINSLYGLNSNDLKIMLIYMSASPVYSSEAVTYNLIELFKYKIENSGDKGIDVWYQNQLNELQSQVPLKVK; this comes from the coding sequence ATGAAAAAGCTAATATTTATATTATCACTTGTACTGAGCTGCTCGAATGCTTTCTCACAGCAGCATGATATAAACACACTGCTCGATCAAACTCTCCGCAACCGCGGGCTGACGCGCGAAGATATCACAATCCCCATTGAGTTCTTCTCCACCGCGGAAAAAAATCCGACCAATGATGTAAAGCTCACCCTGCCGCTTGTGAAGGATATGATGACAAATCCATTGCGAAGCGAAACATGGTTAGATAGTGTGAGCATGCTGTGTAATGATAGTTTAAGAGTAATATTTACAAAATGTTTTGATTTGTTAAGTTTAGAAAAATCACAAAACGAATCCCAATACTCAATATATGTATTAGATCCCATCAAAAATATTAATGAGCTTAAGGATTTCTTAAAATCAAATAGCCAAATTGGTAAACGGGAGATATATAATTGCTTTACACCATATGAAATAAAGTATTTGCAACAAAATTACCTGGCTATCTTTGAAGAAGAAGCAGAAGATAATTATGCTAAAGATATCTTTAGATATAATATTTTAAGAGATTCCTCAATTGAAAAATCTAGAAAAGTAATTGAAACATTATCGAAATTAATATCTGAACCAACTGCAACATCAAATTTCAGATTCTTCCATTACCAATACCTTGATTTAGTCCTTTATATTTACAAACTTTTGAATAGTTATAAACTGGGTAACTTACAATTTGAGGAAAAAGAAAATGAATTTGTTAAAGGAGAATTCTTAGATTATATCGATGAAGACGGCATACGCATCGCAATTGGCGGACCCGGTAAGAACATCTACAACGGCAAATTCGATTTCATAATAGATCTCGGTGCCGATGATATCTACAACATAGAACATCCCCCCCTTACCAAGGGGGGGCAAAGGGGGGTCTTAGATGGCGGTGGTTTTAGCTGTATCATAGATCTCGCCGGCAACGATTACTACACCACCTCAAGCGACTTCGCGCTCGCAGGCGGGCTGTTCTCATCCTCATTCATCTTCGATAAAGAAGGCGATGATTTTTATGAATCAAAAGGCTCAGGCAATCTTGGCGCAGCAATTGGGGGTTTGGGATTGCTCTACGATGAAAAAGGTAACGATACTTACAAAGGCATTTCATTTTCAATCGGCGCGGGATGTTTTGGTGTAGGCTTACTTGTTGATAGAGAAGGAAATGATTTTTACATAGCCAATTCATACTCTCAAGGATTCGGTATGACCGAAGGCGTTGGTGCAATTATCGATAACAAAGGGAATGATTCATATTTGGTTGATTCGCGCTCGCTTGATATTGGCAGATACAACGATCATTATGTCTCTATGTGCCAGGGTTATGGTCTGGGACTAAGACCTTTTTACGCAGGCGGTATCGGACTCATAATCGAAGGCGAAGGCAACGATATTTATAACACTGATATTTTCGGGCAGGGCGGCGCGTATTGGTATTCACTTGGCGCAATTGTTGATAAAGGCGGCCACGATAAATACAACGGCTACCAGTACTCCCAAGGCGCGGGAATCCATTTAGCTGTTGGCTTGCTTAAAGATTATGACGGCTGGGATTTCTACCAGTCAAACGGAGTATCGCAGGGATGCGGGCATGATTTTGGATTCGGTATGCTGTGGGATGTTAAGGGTAATGATAACTATTCCGCTTACTCGCTCTCCCAGGGCGCAGGCAATGCTGATGGTATAGGCATTCTGATAGATGAAAGCGGCACTGATGGTTACCTGAATAAGTATCCGGCTAACACACGCGGCTATGGCAATCCACGGCGCGAATACGGCAGCATTGGAGTGTTTCTTGATGCCTCCGGCAGTGATTATTACTCCCAACCCGGTTATGACAGCACTTTCATTAACTCCTCAAACTGGGGAGTGTTTACAGATTTTGATTACACCGACCTGCCTGAACAGGTAAGCGGCGATAATTTTAAGGTTCAGCTTGATACTAACAGGAAAGCGGATACATCAGGAATAAAGGGTCATGACCCCTTACCGGGTACATATACAACCGAAGAATATTTCATGATGGCAAAAACCATTGAGCCGCGTTTCTCGCTTTGGCAGGAGTATGGCTTCAAGAAACTGGTTGAAGACAGCACGAACACCGCGAACTATATAGTTACTAAGTTCAACACAACAGATCACCGTGATGTACAGGTTTTCCGTGTGCTTTCTCAGAAAATTCAATGGTCATTAGCGCAGGTGCTGCTCGATAAATTCAGACTTTACACAACCGGGGCGGGAGTCTTCACGCAGGCAGAGCTAAGCATGATGTGTTACATCTTCGGTGAAACCAAAGATTCCCTGGCGAAGGATTACTTACTGCAATTAACGTACGATGAAAATTACCGCTTACGCTCTTCGGCAATAAACGCATTGGGTAAAATAAAATATGATACAAGCGATGTTGAGTTTATAAATAAGGTGACCACAAGATTAAGCGAGCTTGCTCGGGAACGCTCTGAGAAAAAACTGTATAATAAAGATATTGCGTTCGCTTTGGGTAATTATATAACTCCCTCCGGAGTAAAGACATTGCTTGATATGCTGGGGAATCCGTTTTACGGCGCGCGATTTGTTGCTGCTGATAACCTGAGAAAGTTTCCGGTATTGTTAAATACTGTTATTACTTCTGATTTCATACCGGAATACTTTATGGATGAATTATCTATGGTAGCATTCATAAATTCATTATACGGGTTGAACAGCAATGACCTTAAGATAATGCTGATTTATATGTCAGCCTCACCTGTTTACAGCAGCGAAGCTGTAACATATAATTTGATTGAACTGTTTAAATATAAGATCGAAAACTCGGGTGATAAAGGAATCGATGTTTGGTATCAGAATCAGCTGAACGAATTGCAATCACAAGTCCCATTAAAAGTAAAATAG
- the sufB gene encoding Fe-S cluster assembly protein SufB: MSTELSNVEELAIQDYKYGFSTEIEMDTIPKGLSEEVVRIISSKKNEPEWMLEWRLKAFRHWQTLEKQSEPKWANISYPAVDFQDIIYYAAPKQKPELKSLDEVDPELLKTFEKLGISLQEQKRLTGVAVDAVFDSVSVTTTFKEELSKLGIIFCSMSEAVQEHPELVKKYIGSVVPYTDNFYAALNSAVFSDGSFCYIPKGVRCPMELSTYFRINTSGTGQFERTLLIADEGGYVSYLEGCTAPMRDENQLHAAVVELIALDDATIKYSTVQNWYPGDKEGKGGIYNFVTKRGACRGKNSKITWTQVETGSAITWKYPSCILQGDNSIGEFYSVAVTNNHQQADTGTKMIHLGKNTKSTIVSKGISAGKSNNSYRGLVRVHKNAENSRNFTQCDSLLIGDRCGAHTFPYIEVSNESAKVEHEATTSKIGEDQLFYLRQRGISQEDAINMIVNGYCKDVFRELPMEFAVEAQKLLSISLEGSVG; encoded by the coding sequence ATGAGCACAGAACTCAGTAATGTTGAAGAGTTAGCGATACAGGACTATAAGTATGGTTTCAGCACTGAAATCGAAATGGATACTATTCCTAAAGGTTTAAGTGAAGAGGTCGTAAGGATAATTTCATCTAAAAAAAATGAACCTGAATGGATGCTTGAATGGAGATTAAAAGCATTCAGGCACTGGCAGACACTTGAAAAGCAATCAGAGCCGAAATGGGCTAATATATCTTACCCGGCAGTGGATTTTCAGGACATAATCTATTATGCCGCTCCTAAACAAAAGCCGGAATTAAAATCTCTTGATGAAGTTGATCCTGAGCTTCTTAAAACATTTGAAAAACTCGGAATATCCCTTCAGGAACAGAAGAGGCTTACCGGTGTTGCAGTTGACGCGGTTTTTGACAGTGTTTCGGTTACCACTACTTTTAAAGAAGAGCTTTCTAAGCTTGGAATAATATTCTGTTCTATGAGCGAAGCTGTTCAGGAGCATCCGGAGCTTGTTAAAAAATATATTGGTTCAGTTGTTCCTTACACAGATAATTTTTACGCCGCTTTAAATTCAGCCGTATTCAGTGACGGTTCATTCTGTTACATTCCAAAAGGTGTAAGGTGCCCGATGGAGCTTTCAACTTATTTCAGAATTAACACCAGCGGTACGGGACAGTTTGAACGTACTTTATTAATTGCAGATGAAGGCGGTTATGTAAGTTATCTCGAAGGCTGCACAGCACCCATGAGGGATGAAAACCAGCTCCACGCCGCAGTTGTTGAGCTCATTGCGCTTGATGACGCAACTATAAAATATTCAACTGTACAGAACTGGTACCCCGGGGATAAAGAAGGCAAAGGCGGTATTTATAACTTTGTTACAAAACGCGGCGCATGCAGGGGAAAAAATTCAAAGATCACCTGGACCCAGGTTGAAACCGGTTCTGCTATCACATGGAAATATCCAAGCTGTATTCTTCAGGGTGATAATTCCATAGGTGAGTTTTATTCTGTAGCAGTTACAAACAATCACCAGCAGGCTGATACAGGCACGAAAATGATCCATCTGGGAAAGAACACTAAAAGCACAATTGTTTCCAAAGGAATTTCTGCAGGTAAGAGTAATAACTCATACCGCGGATTGGTAAGAGTACATAAAAACGCTGAAAATTCAAGGAATTTTACACAGTGTGATTCGCTGCTTATCGGCGACAGGTGCGGAGCACATACCTTTCCTTATATTGAAGTAAGCAATGAATCAGCGAAAGTTGAACACGAAGCAACAACTTCTAAAATAGGTGAAGACCAGCTGTTCTATTTAAGGCAGCGCGGTATTTCACAGGAAGATGCAATAAATATGATTGTTAACGGATATTGCAAAGATGTATTCAGAGAGCTTCCAATGGAATTTGCAGTTGAAGCACAGAAGCTCCTCAGCATTTCTCTTGAAGGCAGTGTGGGTTAA
- a CDS encoding DUF4349 domain-containing protein — translation MKLTKTLILAFILPFVVALNACQEQSDKNTLSQEQPREFKTDAPTGTTDIESSPKNKEFTIGENKSDGTLKQINYQQPTENTTPQDKRMIIRTGTMSIENDSFDETELKAKEIAKNLGGFITNSTAQVNQSGKKQGTLTIRVQADKYDALLAELAKTGKVMNQNITGRDVTEEYVDAEARLKTQRELETRLLQLLAEKTANLTAVVEVEQKLANVRENIEKTEGRMRMLKDQASFSTITLSIYEPAILNTSSGGFFYELERGFEKGLTGFTKVLAGIITFVIAMAPILAILGFIVYIVVRVIKKRKVVKA, via the coding sequence ATGAAACTCACAAAAACGTTAATTTTAGCTTTTATTCTGCCATTTGTTGTGGCATTAAATGCCTGTCAGGAACAGAGCGATAAAAATACTTTAAGCCAGGAACAGCCACGGGAATTTAAAACAGATGCACCTACCGGTACAACAGATATTGAATCCTCACCCAAAAACAAAGAATTTACCATAGGGGAAAACAAGTCAGACGGCACATTAAAACAGATAAATTACCAGCAGCCCACAGAAAATACTACACCTCAGGATAAGCGGATGATAATCCGCACAGGTACAATGAGCATTGAAAATGACAGCTTTGATGAGACCGAACTTAAGGCTAAGGAGATCGCGAAAAATCTTGGCGGATTCATAACCAACTCCACAGCCCAGGTAAACCAGAGCGGAAAGAAACAGGGGACACTCACCATAAGAGTGCAGGCTGATAAGTATGATGCATTGCTTGCAGAGCTTGCAAAGACAGGTAAAGTTATGAATCAGAACATTACCGGGCGTGATGTGACCGAAGAGTATGTTGACGCCGAGGCAAGACTTAAAACCCAGCGTGAGCTTGAAACAAGGCTGCTGCAGTTGCTTGCTGAAAAAACAGCGAACTTAACAGCAGTGGTTGAAGTAGAGCAGAAGCTTGCAAACGTAAGAGAGAACATCGAAAAGACCGAAGGCAGAATGCGTATGCTCAAAGACCAGGCGTCGTTTTCAACTATTACACTCAGCATATATGAGCCCGCAATACTCAACACTTCTTCAGGCGGATTCTTTTATGAGCTTGAGCGCGGATTCGAAAAGGGTCTTACCGGATTTACAAAAGTATTGGCTGGTATCATAACATTTGTTATAGCAATGGCTCCGATACTTGCCATACTTGGATTTATAGTGTATATAGTTGTAAGGGTTATAAAGAAAAGAAAAGTTGTAAAGGCATAA
- a CDS encoding DUF2283 domain-containing protein, with translation MKVKYDAEVDIMRIRFNDKPVSESDEEKAGIILDYDENGKVIGIEILDASKKIINPKSVEYEIEGV, from the coding sequence ATGAAAGTTAAATATGATGCAGAAGTTGATATAATGAGAATTAGGTTCAATGATAAACCTGTTTCTGAAAGTGATGAAGAAAAAGCCGGAATTATTCTTGATTACGATGAAAACGGAAAAGTAATTGGGATTGAAATTCTCGACGCTTCAAAAAAGATCATAAATCCTAAATCAGTAGAATATGAGATTGAAGGTGTTTAA
- a CDS encoding WYL domain-containing transcriptional regulator has product MLDFKIKFKRQIEILGLCLAKNYDGKSLSDFAQLFGVEELTIKRDLGDLRSSGILIHSAKGRGVTIDKKPSADKIRELIKQYSALISSGSFVEKSTALLVTRLKEEALANMVVLQMCIDSNTMAVIDYEKDADVYERGLEISPLLIFQTDNYWRLLTLNEGRIKQFLMNKILHAKASPRTFKPVSKEKIDDVFKYSFRSWLGEDTYSIKLSFSSYWADRLKPKQLLDSETFTKMPDGSIEYTATVNSLDEIAGWIVTRGEGVKVIEPPELKKRVIELAEGVLKNYK; this is encoded by the coding sequence ATGCTTGATTTCAAAATAAAATTCAAACGTCAGATAGAAATTCTGGGCTTATGCCTTGCAAAAAACTATGATGGCAAATCACTGAGTGATTTTGCGCAACTGTTCGGAGTTGAAGAGCTTACCATTAAAAGGGATCTGGGCGACCTGCGTTCATCAGGTATTCTAATACATTCCGCAAAGGGGCGCGGTGTTACAATCGATAAAAAGCCTTCGGCTGATAAGATACGCGAGCTTATCAAGCAGTATTCGGCCTTGATATCATCAGGCAGCTTCGTGGAAAAATCAACTGCCCTGCTCGTTACCAGGCTAAAGGAAGAAGCGCTTGCAAACATGGTAGTTCTGCAGATGTGTATAGATAGCAATACAATGGCTGTAATTGATTACGAAAAGGATGCAGATGTATATGAAAGAGGGTTAGAAATTTCACCGCTGCTTATATTCCAGACCGATAATTACTGGAGGCTGCTTACCTTAAATGAAGGCAGGATAAAACAATTTTTGATGAATAAGATACTTCACGCAAAAGCTTCGCCTAGGACCTTTAAGCCGGTTTCAAAAGAAAAAATTGATGATGTGTTTAAATATTCATTCCGCAGCTGGCTTGGTGAAGATACCTATTCTATAAAGCTTTCGTTCTCATCTTACTGGGCAGATAGACTTAAACCGAAACAATTACTCGACTCAGAAACATTTACAAAAATGCCTGACGGCTCAATTGAATATACTGCGACAGTGAATTCACTTGATGAAATTGCGGGTTGGATAGTCACCCGCGGCGAAGGAGTAAAGGTTATTGAACCCCCTGAGCTCAAAAAACGGGTTATTGAACTTGCCGAAGGCGTTTTGAAGAATTATAAATGA
- a CDS encoding DUF2071 domain-containing protein, whose product MLSLKDHPFPVETFFENSLVLTYAAPKEELASLIPECLTLDTYKDTWAFLAAAMVKTRGLRPKGLPEVIGNDFILIGYRVFVRFKTTAGKSLRGLYILGSQTNRKKMEFWGNIFTHYNYTTTDIDFTKNDSIVTVHSEASGLDVKVNCGSAGIELPAGSPFDNWNDARKFAGPLPFTFTYNKPKKEVLIIEGVRSNWKPEPVEVINDKVTFIESKNIKGLMLANAFMIENIPYHWKKGRKELWNG is encoded by the coding sequence ATGCTTTCACTTAAAGATCATCCATTCCCGGTTGAAACATTCTTTGAAAACTCACTGGTGCTTACATACGCCGCGCCGAAGGAAGAGCTCGCTTCACTGATTCCGGAATGTTTAACACTTGATACATACAAAGATACATGGGCATTTCTGGCGGCTGCAATGGTTAAAACACGGGGGCTCCGCCCTAAAGGATTACCTGAGGTAATAGGCAATGATTTTATACTAATTGGTTACAGGGTATTTGTAAGATTTAAAACCACAGCAGGGAAAAGCCTGCGGGGGCTTTATATTTTGGGCTCACAGACAAACCGTAAAAAAATGGAGTTCTGGGGAAATATTTTCACTCACTACAATTATACAACTACCGATATTGATTTCACCAAAAATGACAGCATAGTAACCGTTCATTCAGAAGCCTCGGGGCTTGACGTTAAAGTTAACTGCGGCTCTGCCGGTATTGAGCTTCCTGCTGGCTCACCATTTGATAACTGGAACGATGCAAGAAAGTTTGCGGGTCCGCTGCCCTTTACATTTACATACAACAAACCCAAAAAAGAAGTACTGATAATAGAAGGAGTACGCAGCAACTGGAAGCCTGAACCGGTGGAAGTGATAAATGATAAAGTAACTTTCATTGAATCAAAAAACATTAAGGGATTAATGCTGGCAAATGCATTTATGATAGAGAACATACCCTACCACTGGAAAAAAGGCCGCAAGGAATTATGGAACGGATGA
- a CDS encoding DoxX-like family protein, with protein sequence MKKNTLHNILTILISLVWLINGLFAKVLGFVPRHQEIVAKILGDGISFIAVKVIGVLEIGMFIWVISRKYSRLAAIMQITVVLTMNVLEYIIAPELLLFGRLNIVIAVFFVSVVYFNEFILKPKTA encoded by the coding sequence ATGAAGAAAAACACCTTGCATAATATTCTCACGATCCTTATTTCTCTTGTCTGGCTGATAAACGGGCTTTTTGCCAAGGTACTTGGATTCGTTCCGAGACACCAGGAAATTGTAGCAAAGATACTTGGAGACGGAATTTCTTTTATCGCGGTAAAAGTTATCGGAGTTCTTGAGATCGGTATGTTCATTTGGGTTATAAGCAGAAAATATTCCCGCCTGGCGGCTATAATGCAAATAACGGTGGTACTAACAATGAATGTACTGGAATATATAATAGCGCCTGAACTGCTTTTGTTCGGCAGGTTGAATATAGTAATAGCGGTATTTTTTGTAAGTGTAGTTTATTTTAATGAATTTATTCTGAAACCAAAAACAGCTTAA
- a CDS encoding class I SAM-dependent methyltransferase, with protein MNTNRKPLEGVYNIIRFNWHFYAYSIPVILFIAYMGWYFSGVVSMIHFAAAALAALSIVISLLVSWYIYDRSNLYTLNWLDGLDIPQHKRIANINAGFDETSTLIQNKYQGSMLEVFDFYDPKKHTEISIERARKAYPPYPGTIQIDTGNLLSEKEIYDIIFLILSVHEIRDNSERIRFFSQLKASLKPNGRIIIVEHQRDIVNFLAFNIGFLHFHSPDTWLENFRSAGLKVAEAKKLTPFLNIYSLAKS; from the coding sequence ATGAATACTAACAGGAAGCCGCTTGAGGGTGTTTATAATATTATCAGGTTCAACTGGCATTTTTACGCTTATTCAATACCTGTAATTTTGTTCATTGCGTATATGGGATGGTATTTTTCAGGTGTTGTTTCAATGATTCACTTTGCAGCCGCAGCTTTAGCTGCTTTAAGTATTGTAATATCACTTCTAGTTTCATGGTATATTTATGATAGATCAAATCTATATACTTTGAACTGGCTTGATGGCCTTGATATTCCCCAACATAAACGAATTGCAAATATAAACGCCGGCTTTGATGAAACCAGCACTCTAATTCAAAATAAATATCAGGGTTCAATGCTGGAAGTGTTCGATTTCTACGATCCAAAGAAACATACAGAAATATCTATTGAACGGGCGCGTAAGGCATATCCTCCGTATCCCGGAACTATTCAAATTGATACCGGTAATTTATTGTCAGAAAAAGAAATCTACGATATAATCTTTTTAATTCTTTCAGTACATGAAATAAGGGATAATAGTGAGAGGATCCGATTCTTTTCACAATTAAAAGCTTCACTGAAGCCAAACGGCAGAATAATTATTGTTGAACATCAAAGAGATATTGTCAACTTTTTGGCATTCAATATTGGGTTCCTGCACTTCCATTCACCCGATACATGGCTGGAAAATTTCAGGTCAGCGGGTTTAAAGGTTGCGGAAGCCAAAAAGTTAACTCCGTTTCTCAATATATACAGCTTAGCCAAAAGTTGA
- a CDS encoding RDD family protein, producing the protein MSAPKIIPLWLFRTIGISMLLLSAIGTLFFIVTFSGPFEFFAELLTDDTGTYPVVLAALLTLLLLLMPCLAVALILRPFSNVPTFKSQMTDMGPLTAKFKSEADTSVYGELPSVLSRCAAFIIDRFIVIMIIALPAAVFTAVMEQTGRSGALYYILLVFVILFVLAGAVYSYSRDMFGGKSIARRLLKQKVVDISTGKPIGGWRSFKREIIIHFAPLILIELILISSNKDRRRMGDNWAKTIVVKETQS; encoded by the coding sequence ATGAGTGCTCCCAAAATTATTCCTCTTTGGCTTTTTCGTACTATCGGCATATCAATGCTGCTGTTAAGTGCAATTGGTACCTTATTTTTTATTGTAACATTTTCGGGTCCTTTTGAATTTTTTGCAGAGCTTTTAACTGATGATACAGGAACATACCCGGTAGTACTTGCAGCATTGTTAACACTGCTCCTTTTGCTTATGCCCTGCCTTGCTGTTGCATTGATACTCAGGCCATTTTCAAATGTACCTACATTTAAAAGCCAGATGACAGATATGGGTCCGCTTACCGCAAAATTCAAATCAGAGGCTGATACCTCTGTTTACGGCGAGCTTCCTTCGGTACTTTCAAGATGCGCTGCGTTTATAATTGACAGATTTATTGTAATAATGATAATTGCGCTGCCTGCCGCAGTGTTCACTGCTGTAATGGAGCAAACCGGCAGAAGCGGAGCTTTGTATTATATTCTTTTAGTATTTGTTATACTATTTGTTTTGGCAGGGGCAGTATATTCCTACTCCCGTGATATGTTTGGCGGTAAAAGTATAGCCAGAAGACTGTTAAAGCAAAAAGTTGTTGATATATCAACCGGCAAACCTATCGGCGGCTGGCGCTCATTTAAGCGCGAAATAATTATCCACTTTGCGCCGTTAATTCTGATCGAACTCATACTGATAAGCTCAAACAAAGACCGCCGCCGTATGGGCGATAACTGGGCTAAGACAATTGTTGTTAAGGAAACTCAATCCTGA
- a CDS encoding DUF4258 domain-containing protein, with protein sequence MNIEFTKHALEEIQIRGIELDIVEKIIRNPKQVLESEKNRKVYQDIIEFENNKQYVVRIIIDETKDINKVVTVYKSSKIKKYWREDES encoded by the coding sequence ATGAATATTGAATTTACAAAACATGCCCTTGAAGAAATTCAAATCAGGGGAATTGAACTGGATATTGTTGAGAAAATAATTCGAAATCCAAAACAGGTATTAGAATCTGAAAAAAACAGGAAGGTCTACCAGGATATTATTGAATTTGAGAATAATAAACAGTATGTTGTTAGAATAATCATAGATGAAACCAAAGATATTAACAAAGTAGTTACAGTATATAAATCAAGTAAAATCAAAAAATACTGGAGGGAAGATGAAAGTTAA